Proteins co-encoded in one Rhodococcus sp. PAMC28707 genomic window:
- a CDS encoding ABC transporter permease — protein MSRFIWWFTAVAALAFGALVWTSGSMSDVSLECSKIGESRSSYRCEDRIVDVIGVWPVVGLGLLLTAPPLVAAVAMRQWVSWLAVAILVGVSIIGLINWSSYWGELLSAVPLVVLGSVAAALHKSRPRTSAA, from the coding sequence GTGTCGAGATTTATATGGTGGTTCACCGCTGTGGCCGCGTTGGCGTTCGGCGCGTTGGTGTGGACGTCGGGGTCGATGAGTGATGTGTCGTTGGAGTGCTCGAAGATCGGAGAAAGCCGGTCCTCCTATCGGTGCGAAGACCGTATCGTCGACGTAATCGGGGTGTGGCCGGTGGTCGGGCTCGGGTTGTTGCTCACAGCACCGCCGCTGGTCGCGGCAGTGGCGATGCGACAGTGGGTTTCCTGGTTGGCCGTCGCAATACTGGTGGGGGTGTCGATCATCGGGCTGATCAATTGGTCCTCGTACTGGGGAGAGCTGCTTTCCGCAGTACCCCTGGTCGTCCTCGGATCGGTTGCCGCTGCACTGCACAAGTCGCGCCCGCGCACCTCAGCCGCATGA
- a CDS encoding DUF1109 domain-containing protein translates to MAVMKEINKWIGSRPTGLPTRSKPPGPILLAFVTVAVIVWVCLDRNWWSSPFGSYTWLDPLLAAMACVLIFLVTGLVWAIRTLYVLGRDQRWAWWVVPAPAVVLTGLAFLALMPSTSFLDERSEFEAIAVAIHNKPGAYREHFEIGPFDIRRASSSPTGEVYFAGNAGIFSTSTGWVYSPDTEPAGFTTLTHLGGPWYEYEYEYARG, encoded by the coding sequence ATGGCCGTAATGAAGGAGATCAACAAGTGGATCGGTAGCCGGCCGACGGGTCTGCCTACTCGGTCGAAGCCTCCCGGCCCAATTCTGCTGGCGTTCGTCACCGTCGCAGTCATCGTGTGGGTGTGCCTGGACCGGAATTGGTGGTCGTCCCCTTTCGGTTCGTACACGTGGCTCGATCCCCTCCTCGCCGCGATGGCGTGCGTGCTGATATTTCTGGTGACCGGTCTGGTCTGGGCTATTCGCACCCTCTACGTTCTGGGTCGGGACCAGCGATGGGCGTGGTGGGTCGTACCGGCCCCAGCAGTCGTCCTCACCGGACTCGCCTTCCTGGCGCTGATGCCATCGACGTCGTTCCTCGATGAGCGGAGCGAATTCGAGGCCATTGCAGTCGCCATACATAACAAGCCCGGGGCCTATCGAGAGCACTTCGAGATCGGGCCCTTCGACATCAGAAGGGCCAGCAGTTCACCGACGGGTGAGGTGTATTTCGCCGGCAACGCAGGCATTTTCAGCACCTCCACCGGATGGGTCTACTCCCCAGACACCGAACCGGCAGGATTCACTACCCTCACCCACCTCGGCGGCCCCTGGTACGAGTACGAGTACGAGTACGCGCGGGGCTGA